In Coffea eugenioides isolate CCC68of unplaced genomic scaffold, Ceug_1.0 ScVebR1_1971;HRSCAF=2914, whole genome shotgun sequence, a single window of DNA contains:
- the LOC113756097 gene encoding uncharacterized protein LOC113756097: MIHEVRGLCGWAAPYGSYGGALGCAWLSRGAMGGCRTRERLRERLSRVAGAGGRVRGQAAVKGAGEWGWRGWSLERRSSASCGWTAVGRGAAAAFRAAEGGDELAVQSWWRTSAERERTRRAAAERLGWSCGRRGCQKFNSACAEQQRGAAAVAAGLRARGCWTEQRAADGVRPWLWEVAAAATGASVAGRNGCGLWVKWREAGEAMA, translated from the exons ATGATCCATGAAGTAAGAGGATTGTGTGGATGGGCGGCACCGTACGGCAGCTATGGAGGCGCGCTCGGCTGCGCGTGGCTGTCCAGGGGTGCGATGGGTGGCTGTCGCACGCGAGAGAGATTGAGGGAGAGACTGTCGCGTGTGGCTGGAGCAGGTGGCAGGGTGCGTGGGCAGGCGGCGGTCAAAGGCGCTGGTGAATGGGGGTGGCGGGGATGGAGCTTGGAACGGAGGAGCTCAGCGAGCTGTGGGTGGACGGCCGTGGGCAGGGGAGCAGCGGCGGCCTTTAGAGCTGCTGAAGGTGGAGACGAGCTGGCGGTGCAGAGCTGGTGGAGAACATCAGCGGAGAGAGAG CGTACGCGCAGAGCAGCGGCGGAGCGCCTGGGCTGGAGCTGCGGTAGGCGCGGCTGCCAAAAATTCAACAGCGCTTGTGCAGAGCAACAGCGGGGAGCAGCGGCGGTGGCAGCTGGGTTGCGCGCAAGGGGCTGCTGGACAGAGCAACGGGCAGCGGATGGCGTGCGTCCGTGGCTTTGGGAGGTAGCGGCGGCGGCGACTGGCGCGAGCGTGGCTGGCAGGAATGGCTGTGGGCTGTGGGTGAAGTGGAGAGAGGCTGGTGAGGCGATGGCAG